Part of the Takifugu flavidus isolate HTHZ2018 unplaced genomic scaffold, ASM371156v2 ctg278, whole genome shotgun sequence genome, tcggacagagcagatggtttagacgtctttattctgcaaccagcagaccaactctgaatggcgcgttgaacagtgcatTCAATCAAgggataaccacgcccatcaccccatgcatcacctgggtgtgagatacacccaaatgtgtccgccacaatgtaatattttttaaattaataaatttGTGGATGTTTGAGGGAAACAAGCACGagataaaatggaaaacacagattacACCATAAATCTGGTTATTAtaaagggaaaatgaaagaaaatcaacattGTCAGAGGAGAATTCACCACATTTGTTCTCCAGTCGTGTTTGTGACGagaacaaaacagataaaactgatatttagacttttacagcagcttcaggacgAGATGAGAGATTGATAAAGACCCGGAATGTTTTAGAGCCCTTATTAGGCTGATCTTTGGTGTCTGACGGACTTTATCCCAACTATAAACCGATAAAAGCTTTAAATCCACGTCCGCGctgacaacagcgccccctgctggccggagCCTCCGCTGCACCACAGAGGTGAAAGGTGTAGAAACACGATGTgtttagatgtatagatgagtagatgtatagatgtgtaggagtgtagatgtatagatgtgtaggagtgtagatgtatagatgtgtaggagtgtagatgtatagatgagtagatgtatagattgtaggagtgtagatgtatagatgagtagatgtatagatgtgtaggaGTGTCCTGCActccatccacctcctgactaaagcacatgcacgccaccactctgccccccactcactcacatctacgctcacccccccacgctgcaccatacatgcctctccatcactactcccatgtctgccatcagcatcacagctcattcactccattgaaaccatcatttcatacggacagaaacccaggactgtTTCCAGACGCAACAGTGCTTTTATCGTTCCCATGAAAAGACAGgatgagcgcacgttcagcacggacataaagatggccgtgctgaacgtgcgcgctcttttaaacacatctgttatagtaaacgacttaattttagacagaaacctcgATGGTATTCTCCTCACTGAGAcatggcactgatgcacctgctgttctcacagaggcttgggggggggcaggaaaggaggtggaaccgcttcAATAACAAGGAAGCAATGTCATCAagtgaggtctcttttaataagttttcatcatttgagcatcatgcctttgtttttagcagccctcctgtTCTATGCATAACAGTTCacagaccaccccaatactccacctcttttatcagccaattctcagaatttttatcaatcatttacgctacatacaacaggattttaataactggtgattttaatctacacatcaacaacaccgtggacccagtgtccagagaatttttaaccctccttcacagtttggattttaaacaaccgacccacagcagagggtcccctggacctggtcctaacctatggcctgtccgtgggtgggtcccctggacctggtcataacctacggcctgtctgtgggtgggtcccctggacctggtcataacctacggcctgtccgtgggtgggtcccctggaactggtcataacctacggcctgtctgtgggtgggtcccctggacctggtcataacctatggcctgtctgtaggtgggtcccctggacctggtcataacctacgtcctgtccgtgggtgggtcccctggacctggtcataacctatggcctgtctgtaggtgggtcccctagacctggtcataacctacggcctgtccgtgggtgggtcccctggacctggtcataacctatggcctgtctgtaggtgggtcccctggacctggtcataacctacggcctgtccttggtgggtcccctggacctggtcataacctacggcctgtccgtgggtgggtcctctggacctggtcataacctacggcctgtccgtgggtcggtcccctggacctggtcataaccgatggcctgtccgtgggtgggtcccctggacggGGTCATGACCTACGGCCTGTCcttgggtgggtcccctggacctggtcataactatggcctgtccgtgggtgggtcccctggacctggtcataacctatggcctgtccttgggtgggtcccctggacctggtcataacctatggcctgtccttgggtgggtcccctggacctggtcataacctacggcctgtccgtgggtgggtcccctggacctggtcataacctacggcctgtccgtgggtgggtcccctggacctggtcataacctatggcctgtccgtgggtgggtcccctggaactggtcataacctacggcctgtccttgggtgggtcccctggacctggtcataacctatggcctgtccgtgggtgggtcccctggacctggtcataacctacggcctgtccttgggtgggtcccctggacctggtcataacctatggtctgtctgtaggtgggtcccctggacctggtcataacctacggcctgtccttgggtgggtcccctggacctggtcataacctatggcctgtccgtgggtgggtcccctggacctggtcatatcCTATGGCCTGTCcttgggtgggtcccctggacctggtcataacctatggtctgtctgtaggtgggtcccctggacctggtcataacctacggcctgtccttgggtgggtcccctggacctggtcataacctacggcctgtccgtgggtgggtcccctggacctggtcataacctacgtcctgtccgtgggtgggtcccctggacctggtcataacctacgtcctgtccgtgggtgggtcccctggacctggtcataacctacgtcCTGTCCgtggtgggtcccctggacctggtcataacctacgtcctgtccgtgggtgggtcccctggacctggtcataacctacgtcctgtccgtgggtgggtcccctggacctggtcataacctacgtcctgtccgtgggtgggtcccctggacctggtaataacctacggcctgtctgtaggtgggtcccctggacctggtcataacctatggcctgtctgtaggtgggtcccctggacctggtcataacctatggtctgtccgtgggtgggtcccctgttgtggatctggccgtgtctgaccacttttgtgtcttttttaacatcaccagttttaaccagcgggggaggtggaggtggaggaaatccaagctgaccattcacaaagaaatattttatcaacacctcaaaacctacaacaacacaatcaagcaagcaagaacctctcatttcaaaaaactaatctcaacaataaaaacaaccccaaatttctatttcacacaattgagcttttaaccaacggtaattttaacaggAGTCCCACAACAATGACTGACACCCTCTGGGAGACCTTTGCAGACCACtgcaggagtaaaatcgatgatgtatagatgagtagatttatagatgagtagaagtagatatataaatgtatagatgtgtagatgagtgtcgcaggtcaaatgttctggaccaggttcttctcccgcccgattgtttctgttcctgcagatgattccatcctaactcgaccccgcaggaggatccacctgttatctgacccctgaggctaaactgggaccagtcattactaattcggacaggtgagcagctcaatcctggcttcgctgatctgtcctgttatagatgttttattacacgtgGGACCGGCGCAGACACGCTGACATGATCCTTACTGGAATTTTCTGGACCAGTGTTCGCACCaccgtctccatgacaaccaggcCGGAGAAATGTCGACCTCATCCGACCTGTCCAGCTCTGAGGTTGATGTCGGAGCTCAGGTGAAGGTTGTGGCTCGTCTGTCAGGATCCGTTTCCTCGTGAGTGGAAGTGAAAGGCGACAGAAACGATGCTTTCAATTAGATCTGGTGGCGTTTGAACCTGAACGTTTGTCGGGATCCAGTCAGACGGTCGCTGAGaaggagaaggttcctccccatgatgagttcctctgtctgctcaggaggaactgacagagttttaatgtcccatcacagaattgtgaagaaacgacgcaaccagagaggaggaggttgaagaagtggtgaatctgcaacaataaaacccagattacagtttgattgaagcctcattttctttgatgatggtgaatttcatcactttcgctttgaatatcgggAACCGGAGACTTCGGACTCGCTTCTATTGCGGCGGAGAGCGGAAATGCGCCGGACCAATCAGGTGTGAGAGGAGGCACGAGGcactaaggatgggcgataccacacatttgggattcgatacgataccgttcatttctcactggcaatttttgtcacacaaaatattattacatttaagacaaatcacaagacaaatacagaccatttatatacaatttattatggtcaattgattactaggatttccttatcctttaaacctgcataagacagttgttccatgagaaaattaactagaacaatgtctgacaccatcacatctttactgaagtctcagatgctgttcagaaaaagtatcatattcacattttctgctttaagacgatTGCGGCTCTGCTTTATGCTGACTGTGGGCTCGGCGGGCGAtgttgcacgttgatgctcattcgctgtctcctgtcacgtgacatgggccattTCAATACGCCGCTAGGTATAGGGGTGTcccggcacatattaatttaagtaaataATCTAAAACGgcagaaagtgatgcatacaccacCCATTTGTtatagttagtatcgatatttataaaagaaaatcgataccaaatgagtagcttgtgagtatggatatatcgataccacgggatcgatccgccCATCCCTACGAGGCCCCTTAAAACGCCGCCCTCGGTGGCGGTGACCTCACTCTTCCAACACCATGCGCGAGCTGTGGGTCTcgtgcctcctcttctgcttcgcTGTGACGTCGGCAGGTGAGAAACCCACCGTGGAGGCGGCTTTGATAgattattgatgattgattattgttggcgcttgtggcgcagtcattgcgaggaataacttgcgttattagtattatcGACGGAGGAAGAAATTACACTTATCACTCAGTCCTCATCAAACCGAAACCAAcggaaactttattgacaaaccgacatttacacagaacagtgcagtgacGTATGAGATCACATGTCAACACCCCCACTTGATCTCGAACTATACAGACTGCAGCTTATAAACAACTTCTATtcttacatacatttttttttcaccaatatatatatatttatgtgtctATAGCTTTACACACCGAACAgatatttcacacatttctccaTCTTGAACTTTGTCATCGGTTTGGTCATGATATCGGCGACCATATTCTCTGTGCGACAATATTTGATTGTTATCTTTCCATCACTGAGAGCTGAGCGAACAAAATGATAACGAATGTCAATATGTTTGCTCCTGGACGGTTTTCAACTCGTGAGAGCGGACAGGAAAGCTAATGAGAGcggtaagaggaagggagggggcaTTGCGATGTctgtgaacgatagatggtgtaacccaGGGCACTGCTAGCGGTTAGCATTCGGCCATATTACCTCCCGAGGGAACTCTCGCATGTTATCGCGATAACGGCCTGACAACCTGCATCACGGACTACATCaacttctgtgtggaaaatacCGTGCCTACCAGGAAGGTTCGGTGTTTccccaacaacaaaccctgggtgacccctgatctaaaagccctgctgaatgagaagaagagggtttttaGACCTGGGGAcaaggaggaagctggaggagcgcctcaaggggagcaacgccagggaagtctggagaggcctaaaaaccatctcaggccacacaaaggacagcgggaggggccctgaatctgggggcctggactgtgctgccccctccctctcccactcatcaaagcccagacctgactgtgctgtcacatcacccTCCCCCCGTAACACCTCTGGCAccggcagctctctcctcacccccCGCCAGatcgaccctcccagtccaacccccgtcctcacccaccaggagtcacacctcgcctctccattacagctgatcaggtgaggaaggagctgagggggaccaagacaaggaaagctactggccctgaGTGATATGGGTGGAAAATGGTTTATAGGCCTCAGGTAATCCTTTTAACACCATGGCAATCAAGAGCCCATCACTGAGTGTCTCGTTAGCATTTCTTAGAGCTGTTATTGCCGTCTCAGCCCGGATAATAGAGTCCGCGACACTTTCACTCACCGCTTTCTGCAGGGATGTTGGCTCGGTGTACAGGCTTATAATACGGGGTTTTCCTTTACCGGCATAATGGTCCCTTAATATCTTAAGGGCTTTTCTCCCGTTGTCAGCCGCCTGACATAATAAGGGACAAACTTTTATCGTccaaaaactggatcatttcGGCATACGGCTCCTGGTTCTTCAGGATATCCGCCTCCACGTTGTCCGCGGCGGGTTCATTTAGAAGAGTTTCTTTTAGCCCCAGTAGCCGCATGTGTGCTAACAGCTTCGTCTCCCACAGCTCGTAGTTTCGCTCGTCTCCGTCAAAACACAGTCTCACCCATCGGTTACCTACAGTGGTGGTCAAAAGTTTACATACACTTGTAAAgtgtaaagaacataatgtcatggctgtcttgagtttccagttatttctacaactctgatttttctctgatatagtgattggaacagatccttctttgtcacaaaaaacattcatgaagtttggttcttttatgattttattatgggtaaactgaaagtgtgaccaaatctgctgggtcaaaaatatacatacagcaacaTGAATGAGCAATTTTGGAGACTTAGAAAGTTGTGTCAATGACATGAGCTTCATAGCATGGCCTCTTAACTTCTCGTGAGTGATCATGAGTGACTACAGCTGGTGACTTCTGAGGCCATTTAAAAAGGGCTCATTggataaaaacacccacaaacgcTACAATGGGAAAGTCAAAGGAGCTcagcacagatctgaaaaagagaatcatTGACTTGGACAAGTCAGGAAAGTCACTTGGAGccatttcaaagcagctgcaggttccaaGAGCAACAGTGCAAACAATTGTTTGGAAGTATAAAGTGCATGGCGCTGTTTTGTCACTGCCACgatcaggaagaaaatgcaagctgtcacctgctgctgagagaaaactggtcaggagggtgaagagtcaacccaggagcaccaaaaagcagatctgccaagaattagaagctgctggaacacaggtgTCAGTGTCCACAGTCAAGCGTGTTTTGCATCGCCATGGACTGAGAGGCTGCCGTGCAAGAAGGAAGCCCTGCTCCAAAAGAGGCACCTTAAGGCTCGACTAAAGTTTGCTGCTGATCACATGGACAAAGATAAGACCTTCTGGAGGAAAGTTCTGtggtcagatgaaacaaaaattgagcTGTTTGGCCACAATGCCCAGCAatatgtttggaggagaaaaggtgaggccTTTAACCCCAAGAACACCATGCCTACCATCAAGCACGTGGTGGTAGTATTATGCATGATTTACAGAGAGTCAATGGGACAATGAAGAAGGAGGATTACCTTCAAATTATTCAAGAAAACCTAAAGTCATCAGCCCGAAGGTTGGGTCTTGGGCGCAGTTGGgtgttccaacaggacaatgaccccaaacacacatcaaaagtgGTAATGGAATGGCTAAATCAGGCTAGAATGAAGGTTTTAGAATGGCCTTCCCAAAGTCCTGACTTAAACCCCATTGAGAACATGTGGACAATGCTGAAGAAACACGTCCATGTCAGAAAGCCAACAAATTTAACTGCAACCAATTCTGTCAAGAGGAGTGGTCAAAGATTCAACCAGAAGCTTGTGGATGGCTACCAAAAGCGCCTAATTGAAGTAGAAATGGCCAAGGGACATGTAACCAAATATTAGcattgctgtatgtatatttttgacccagcagatttggtcacattttcagtttacccataataaagtcataaaagaatcaaacttcatgattgttttttgtgacaaagaagcATCTGTTCCAATCATTCTATCAGAGGAAAATCAGAtttgtagaaataactggaaactcaagacagccatgacattatgttctttacaagtgtaTGTAAACGTGTcgcctgggcccataacctgttggcgcttgtggcgcagtcattgcgaggaataacttgcgttattagtattctcgacggaggaagaaatcacaccTATCACTCAGTCCCCATTGGACCGGAACCAAcggaaactttattgacaaacccacatttacacagaacagtgcagtgacGTATGAGATCACATGTCAACAATTATATATCTGatgggaggtgttggaggttCCGCGTGCAGGAGGCGGCTGCTCACGCGCCTCAGCATCTCCCGCCTCGCACGGATCAATATAGTGATTAGAGTTTGTAGCGTTCGGATCAAAGCTGTTCCCGAGCTCGAGGCTGGTGAGGACtttagatgctgcagcagccctgcagcccccccagagCCCGTCATAGTCGCAGTgaccccggagcagcagcagctccggctcaggtgtgaaggtgtgagagtgacgtTGCTGTTTGATCCTCCAGAGCCGACGCGCATCAGGATGGTGGTGAAGGAAGACAGCGAGGTCGTGTTAAACTGCTCCGCTTCCGGCAGCGTCAGGGACCAAGTGTTCGACTGGAAGAAAGACGACGATGTGGGCGTCTTCCTCTACAGCCGGGGCAGCACCTATGGGAGCGGCCTGAGCGGCCAGAGCCCCCAGTTCGCTGGACGAGTCGCTCATTTTCCAGAAGCTCTGGATTTGGGAAACGCGTCGATCAGGATCAAAAAGGCCGAAGTGCGCGACAGCGGGATTTACACCTGCACAGTTCCACGTTCTTCTCCAGTCCTACGATCTGAGATTTCCCTTCTGGTGGGTGAGTTTCTCCACCCAACACACAGGAAGGTGTTTCCACAGGTGACACTGGCGCCAGCGTGACGTCAGCGGCTGAACGCTGGTGGTAAAAGCGTGAAAGAGCTGAGGATGGGCCACATTTATGGACTAGAACAGACATTATATCAGTGCCCGAGACTGGTTAGGATCCTTTAGTGAAGCAATAATTCACCTGTGGTTAAACCGTAGTTAAGCCACGCCCCTTCCGGACAGGTAGGTTCAAATACCTGCGAGCGAAGATAATATAAATACgacaaaaggaaattaaatagaGTCAAAGAGGATTTAATGTTCCGAAGTTGCATCTAATCCGAcgggagcagaagacaaatgcaacagtctgcacacacaaagcaacatttacatatttacactggAGATTGGAACAAACATCAGGCTACAAACATGTGGagatgagcagaagctgaaatatAGAATTAAATCACAACACAACGCTTCTATGAAACAGTCTGATCTGTGAAACAGATGTCACAATGTTGTTTCCTTACgactttaaatgtgtctaaatgacaatattaatgctctttttttctaaatgtcacctgtgtgtaaaGTTGCTAATTTCAGACACAATTTCTAACATtctgtcctttgtgtttttgcctttcagagTGCATCTTAAAAGTTCGACCACCGGGAGAAGGTGAGTgcaggaatcctggaaaaaggtcggattaaatgaagttttcctgtttttacacagacaaacagatgagattgtttgatgcgtttgttaatgtgataaaaggggaattaaatgtgatattttgaccatttcaaccattttaattgcaaattcatttttatgttttctattttaatcaatgcaagagtttaaggtttttacttttattcaggTGTGAATTAATGTTGAACAGGATTTTAAAtaatcagttttaaaaaaacctgaaatttggagttttctcctacatttaaacaattaaaagcccttaatttcccctcaaagatcatctttccattttgattttctttaatgacccatttgtgactgtggatgctcacaggtgcctctccagaaccgctgatccggaTCGTTGATGGAGGACCAGactgggagctgctgcagtgtgaggttaaaggagctcatcccagacctgccgtccagtggcaggacagctctggacgtgtccttcctgctctggagacaaagtctgaagagagagacggacgcttctacgtcactgtcagagccaacgtgagcagcagcggcaactacagctgtgtggtcacacaggaggagtttTGTCACCAGATTAACTCAACTACCTTCGTTCACATTGGTGAGTTATGGATTTACACTACGGCtactaataattaatatttgtaattattttaatcctttaaactgtttacaaacggcagtaaaattccatcagactgcacaggaagctgcagcgcagcagacaggatgtgacatcatagcgtgatgacacacctgtgagtcccagtcaggtgatgcagctgctctgctggtaccGGTCAGACGTGACTGGACTCACCTGAccggtgcagctctgccaggatCCTCCACACGTTCTGGTTCCATGAAGTCTCTCAGAAGTGTCTCTGGACCCGATGGTCCTCGGATCAGCACCCACCACGAGCCTGGAGGGAGATTAGAGCTTTCTAACGATGACGCGGTCAGACGAGCACCAGCGTGACAacggctgctgtgttcctcctctgatcCTCATGTTTAACACTTATTGTGCTTATTAACGACAGATTAGTCAGATTATAAATTGGCCTGTTAATGAGTGACATCAAagcttgtgtgacatcatctcaaATGATCCAGTTTTCACCAAAATCCAGAGAATTCAGCAGAATCCAACATtgttcagagtctctgctgtggtggccagcagggggcgctgcagagaacatgagggggaatttaatttaatttaatttaattacaggacaggtcagatgggattttggtaaaagtgatTAAACTCGGTTAATTTCTTCATGATCGTGGTCGTTGTtgggaaatgttttatattaacgggtcagagggcggaaacgttgagttctgatgagcctgaatcactaacggtcattttattctggtcCACAGGTCAAACTCCAGACGCTGGTGAGTTTGTacagtctctcacacacacacacacacacaccacacacacacacacaccacacacaccacacacacacacacacacataaaatatttacttttatgtgggaaactcctcagaaaacagaattataatatttaatcgtgggattattaaagattaatcaacacacattcaactaaaacttaattttgagcaacaaacaaaagatgaaaagacgtcaaacagattaaagtgtcgtccagtgagtgatgctgatagactgttgctatggcaacaggccgtcatgatgctgttgctgacaggttgttttaatgactgatgatga contains:
- the LOC130520083 gene encoding butyrophilin-like protein 1 isoform X7 encodes the protein MRELWVSCLLFCFAVTSAEPTRIRMVVKEDSEVVLNCSASGSVRDQVFDWKKDDDVGVFLYSRGSTYGSGLSGQSPQFAGRVAHFPEALDLGNASIRIKKAEVRDSGIYTCTVPRSSPVLRSEISLLVECILKVRPPGEGASPEPLIRIVDGGPDWELLQCEVKGAHPRPAVQWQDSSGRVLPALETKSEERDGRFYVTVRANVSSSGNYSCVVTQEEFCHQINSTTFVHIVKFHQTAQEAAAQQTGCDIIA
- the LOC130520083 gene encoding CD276 antigen-like isoform X4, which translates into the protein MRELWVSCLLFCFAVTSAEPTRIRMVVKEDSEVVLNCSASGSVRDQVFDWKKDDDVGVFLYSRGSTYGSGLSGQSPQFAGRVAHFPEALDLGNASIRIKKAEVRDSGIYTCTVPRSSPVLRSEISLLVECILKVRPPGEGASPEPLIRIVDGGPDWELLQCEVKGAHPRPAVQWQDSSGRVLPALETKSEERDGRFYVTVRANVSSSGNYSCVVTQEEFCHQINSTTFVHIGSSTGVFIGVTVVLVVLVVLFAIAAVVFYFKFKAVEAACGASDESTAEPRPLLHTRS
- the LOC130520083 gene encoding CD276 antigen-like isoform X2, coding for MRELWVSCLLFCFAVTSAEPTRIRMVVKEDSEVVLNCSASGSVRDQVFDWKKDDDVGVFLYSRGSTYGSGLSGQSPQFAGRVAHFPEALDLGNASIRIKKAEVRDSGIYTCTVPRSSPVLRSEISLLVECILKVRPPGEGASPEPLIRIVDGGPDWELLQCEVKGAHPRPAVQWQDSSGRVLPALETKSEERDGRFYVTVRANVSSSGNYSCVVTQEEFCHQINSTTFVHIGQTPDAGSSTGVFIGVTVVLVVLVVLFAIAAVVFYFKFKAVEAACGASDESTAEPRPLLHTRS
- the LOC130520083 gene encoding butyrophilin-like protein 1 isoform X1, coding for MRELWVSCLLFCFAVTSAEPTRIRMVVKEDSEVVLNCSASGSVRDQVFDWKKDDDVGVFLYSRGSTYGSGLSGQSPQFAGRVAHFPEALDLGNASIRIKKAEVRDSGIYTCTVPRSSPVLRSEISLLVECILKVRPPGEGASPEPLIRIVDGGPDWELLQCEVKGAHPRPAVQWQDSSGRVLPALETKSEERDGRFYVTVRANVSSSGNYSCVVTQEEFCHQINSTTFVHIGASPEPLIRIVDGGPDRALLQCDVEGAHPRPAVQWQDSSGRVLPAQETESEERDGRFYVTVRANVSRSDDYSCVVTPKEACRQNEARTLVSLFLFSRIQHCSESLLWWPAGGAAENMRGNLI
- the LOC130520083 gene encoding butyrophilin-like protein 1 isoform X6, with the translated sequence MRELWVSCLLFCFAVTSAEPTRIRMVVKEDSEVVLNCSASGSVRDQVFDWKKDDDVGVFLYSRGSTYGSGLSGQSPQFAGRVAHFPEALDLGNASIRIKKAEVRDSGIYTCTVPRSSPVLRSEISLLVECILKVRPPGEGASPEPLIRIVDGGPDRALLQCDVEGAHPRPAVQWQDSSGRVLPAQETESEERDGRFYVTVRANVSRSDDYSCVVTPKEACRQNEARTLVSLFLFSRIQHCSESLLWWPAGGAAENMRGNLI
- the LOC130520083 gene encoding butyrophilin-like protein 1 isoform X3 yields the protein MRELWVSCLLFCFAVTSAEPTRIRMVVKEDSEVVLNCSASGSVRDQVFDWKKDDDVGVFLYSRGSTYGSGLSGQSPQFAGRVAHFPEALDLGNASIRIKKAEVRDSGIYTCTVPRSSPVLRSEISLLVECILKVRPPGEGASPEPLIRIVDGGPDWELLQCEVKGAHPRPAVQWQDSSGRVLPALETKSEERDGRFYVTVRANVSSSGNYSCVVTQEEFCHQINSTTFVHIGQTPDAGSTTGHEAVIGVLVMLVVLVAIAAVVFYFKFKAVKGELAAASNKFIADGPPLTERSR
- the LOC130520083 gene encoding CD276 antigen-like isoform X5 encodes the protein MRELWVSCLLFCFAVTSAEPTRIRMVVKEDSEVVLNCSASGSVRDQVFDWKKDDDVGVFLYSRGSTYGSGLSGQSPQFAGRVAHFPEALDLGNASIRIKKAEVRDSGIYTCTVPRSSPVLRSEISLLVECILKVRPPGEGASPEPLIRIVDGGPDWELLQCEVKGAHPRPAVQWQDSSGRVLPALETKSEERDGRFYVTVRANVSSSGNYSCVVTQEEFCHQINSTTFVHIGSTTGHEAVIGVLVMLVVLVAIAAVVFYFKFKAVKGELAAASNKFIADGPPLTERSR